CCGAACTCTTGGTACTCGCGAGTAAACATTAACATCTCATGCCAGATGTCATCTACCGAATCACTATACATAGGCACAGATTTCATAATAGCTGTCATCATGAAATAACGTTTCAGCTCAAAAAATTTCCAATCAAATTCAGCTTCAGACATACGTGGGTATTTCTCTAACATTCTACCCTTAAGCTGTTTAACGAAATGTTTGGGTAATCCCGCTTGTAGGCGAGATTCAGCATCACGCAATATGACATCCCGTTGTAAGTTAAGCTGCTTGGGTACTAGATGTTTCTTATAGTTAGGCTGACGGCGCCTATTTCGAAAAGTTTTACTTAAACTTCTGATCATAAAAAAGATAGCAACCACAATAATAACCGTAATCAATACCTGCATGATCACCCTCCACTTCCATCAGTAATTTCACTATACCTTGATTATAAAAGCTAAAAAATCACGAACAACTTTTAGTAGATTAAGGTATAATATTGTTATCTTACACGATATAACGAGGAATTTAAATGACTGAAACTACACGTATTGATTGTATGAAATGCCAATATTTCTATGTTACATGGGATCCAAAGTACCCCAAGGGATGTAAAGCTTTTGAGTTTAAAACACATACCATGCCAAGTCTAACCGTATTAAGATCTTCCGGTAAGCCATGCATGAACTTTGAGCCCAAGATACAAGCGAGACCCTGATTTGTTTCCCTTAGATACTAAAGCATGGATATAAACAAAGAAGAGGATAAGGTTAACTGCGTTATAGCAGCTAATACCTTATCCTCTTCTCTGTAATTCTTAACTATTATACCTGTTGAATCTTAATCAAATTCGTTGTACCCGCGCCTAAAGGTACTCCTGCAGAAATAACAACCGTATCTCCTACTTCAATATATCCTGTCTGTGCTGCGTTACGAATAGATGACTCGATCATTTCATCTGTCGATGTCACCTTATCCCCTTTGACAGGAATGACACCCGAAAGAAGACAAATCTTAGCCAACACATTCTCATGCTGTGTAATCGCGATAATCGGTGCTTTAGGACGATATTTGGAAACCATACGTGCTGTAAAACCGCTCTCTGTAGATGTAATGATCGCTTTCGCGTTCAGCTCAAGAGAGGATCTCACCACGTTCTGGCTAATGACTTCTGTAATGTTTGTGTTCTGCTGTGATCTCTTCTTGTCAAATTCAGATTTGTAGTCGATCATCTCTTCCGCTTTTCTAGCAATAGCCGCCATCGTCTGAACCGATTGAACAGGATATTTACCTGCAGCTGATTCACCTGACAGCATCACTACATCCGCTCCTTGAAGCACTGCATTTGAGACGTCACTAACCTCGGCTCTTGTCGGACGTGGATTAACCTGCATGGATTCAAGCATATGAGTAGCAACAATAACAGGCTTACCTGCTAAGTTACATTTATCAATCATTTCTTTCTGCATTCTTGGTACGTCTTCAATTGGAACTTCTACGCCCAAGTCTCCACGTGCCACCATAATTCCATCGGAGGCTTCAATGATAGCATTTAGATTAATAACGCCTTCTTCATTCTCAATTTTAGAAATAATCTGTACATGCTCCGCTTTATGTTCTTTAAGAATGCTACGAATTTCCATAATATCTTCTGCTTTTCTTACGAATGAAGCAGCTATAATCTCGATGTCATGCTTTAACCCGAATCCAATATGAAGAACGTCGCGTTCAGTCACACCAGGTAGAGTGGTTTGAATTCCAGGAAGATTGACCCCTTTTCTAGGCTTCAATGTTCCACCACTAACGATTCGACAGTGAATATCATGACCCTTAATAGCAAGAACAGTCAGGTCTACAAGTCCATCATCAATCAGAATCCGATCATTGGGCTTAATGACTTGTGTCATATCTGGATAATTGACAGAAATCCGACTAGCGTCACCAAGTACCTCTTCCGTCGTCAGAATAAGCTCATTACCAACGACTAGCTCACATGATGCTTCTTTCAATTTACCTATACGAACCTCTGGCCCCTTGATATCCATCATAATGGGGATAAAGGTATTCATCTCTTTTGCCGCTTGGCGAACATTCTCGATTCTTTTCACATGATCCTCAAGCTCTCCGTGAGCCATATTTAATCTACCTACTGTCATCCCCGCTTGAATCATTTCTTTCAATACCGAAACGGAGTCACATGCAGGTCCCATAGTACATATAATTTTTGTTTTTAGCATTATTTATTCCTCCTCGTTTTTTTTCAATTGTATCTTCTATTCAAGAATGGCACTATGAACTATAGTATAATGATTGCACTATAGTATGATTATTGGGAGCGATTATTATCATAGTTGTGACAGATGTCCATCAAGATAACGGAGTAGATTGGTACGAAGAACGAACATTAGATGAGGAGACTTGGCACTTAAGTCTGATGACCTACGGGAAGTGCGTATACTGGGTGAATGAGAACAAGATCATCATGGAAAAGGGAGATATCCTGCTCATACCAAGCCATGTTCCGTATTATGGGAAGAGTATTCCCACAGTATTCCATACCAAGTATGTGATTAATTTCAACAAATCATGCACAGGCGTTACACTACCTATCCTTAGTTCATATGGATTAATGAAACAGAAACTAGGATGCTATGAATTAATTTATGAACGTTTTAAGACAATACTGAATCAATGGCTGGAACAACCTTCATATTATGTGATGATGGCGGAGGCGTTGCTTACCGAGGCGTTGATATATATGAATCAAGAATGGGATCGTGGCGTAATCCCTCCAGAAACACATCGACAGGTGGATAGTATGAAGGATTATATTCAGAAACATTACCGTGAAAAAGTGACTAAGTATGAACTGGGTGAAGTTATCAAAAAAACACCCAATTATGCTGCAACTCTATTTCGTAGCGTTACTAATCAGACCATTAGTCAATATGTACACAACCAGAGAATCAAAACAGCCATGTATGTACTCACAGAATCACAGTTAACGATAGATGAGATATCTACATTTGTAGGTTATAACGACGTCTCCTATTTCTACCGTATATTTAAGCGAATTACAGGCAACTCTCCATCAGACTTTTTACATGAGCGCTCATCCATTTCATAACTAATTTCACACTAATTCATAAGAAGAACCCTTACATATCTGTGTAAGGGTTCTTCTTATGATGCTGGTATATAGCTGATATTCATAAAAAGCATTAATCCGTTTGCAATTGATCTCAAATTTGCATTTGCTATTTGTCACAGAATGTTCAATAATTATAAAAAGACACAAAACATTCACAAATTAAAAAAGGGGATGACTTCAAATGAACAAACCAGAGTATAAACGCGAAAGCCAGGTTTTTCTTGTTTTTGTTGCCTTAGGTATCTTTTACGCCGTTTTTTATAGCGTATTTATCCTGATGTCTATTCATGGGTAATAACGTTCAATGCAGGGTGAATGGTGTTTCTTCTATCTTCATTATGTTAGAATGAGCGATTCCTACAGGGAAATTCGAATGCAATAGACATTCGTTACCCTAGTGAAAGGAAATCGCTCATTTTATTAATTATCCTCAACAATCCTAATTATAGTTCCCGAGTGACTCCCCAACTCTCTAGAAGTGACAAAGCCCCTTCATGCTCGGGCTCCATGGCTAAAGCTCGACGAGTGTAGTCCAATGCCGTTTCTTCAATACCAACCTCATCGTAGCAAATTGCCATATTATACATTACGTTGGCATCCGCCTTACTCACATTTCGTGATCGTTCAAAGAAAAACAACGCCTCCTCGAACAAATCCATTTCAAACAATACCATGCCACACTCTATAGCCAAATCATGATTCTCGTCCATGGGATAGTAGCGTGACCACATGAAGTGAATCCCATCATGGATGTCACTCATTTCTTCATCACTACTCATTGGAAGTAGGTTCTTTATACGATCCGTGCTCTGAAGAAACCATTGAGTATCGTGGCCACTTAATCGCCATAAGGAATAAATTTGGCGTAGCTCCATTTGTTCCAAATGTTCATCAAACCATTCTTTCATACTAAAGAAATCATCTGGTCCAAAGCGATCTATAAACCGCTTATATGCTAGGCGGGTATTTACATGACTTGTGGGATCTTGAAGCATAAGAATACAACCAACATTTAAGTTTTTGTAATGATGGGTAGTAAAGAAAGACTGTGCACCTTTTTGCTCAAAAAAGGTTTGAATGGCTTGATAATTTGCAGTTAAAGAGAAGCTTCCGTGATGAACCAATCTTGGGGGCTCGGCAAATTCCCAGTTCTCTAATCGGTGGTCACCTTTATCTGCTGTAAGCAGAAGGAACCCCTCTTGCGACAACTGACGAAGTCGTTCTAGACATGCCAATCCAATCTCTGGAAAGAGAATATGTGAATCCTCAAGCTTTTGTTGATACAGACCTATAACGGCGTGATACGGGTACGCATCCTCTTCGTATTCGGGCGCTCTACGATAATGATACTCTGGGATGAGTTTATCCAACATATCTGATGTATTAAGATTAGTCGTTCCTTCTGGAGAATGTAGCGAAACATTGCACTCAAAAATCTTGCCTTCACCCACATAGATCAATTCTTGCGGAATACTATCAAAAAAATAATTAGCAATCACTAGCAATGGCTGCTGCAAGTCAGCAGGTCGTACAACAAGGTTAGATTGCGTCAAATTAAGCTCTGTATCATACATAGCATCAAAATGTGCAAAATCTAAAACCCCCTGTTGGACAAATGTTAAGAGACTAGGATGCTGCTGCCAATAGGCTATATTTTTGAGAGGCAAATCACTCATGACATAACGAAAAGGAGGAAGTGGGATATTGGCAAAATCCCTTAACTCGCACAACTCCTTAAGAATATAGAACGCTAATCGACCCGAACCTGCTCCAAGCTCAAGAATCGTGACCGGTTCACTTGTATAGCCTAAGCTAGCTCTATCTTGAAGAAACCCAAATATCATCTCCGCATAAGCCACTGCAATAAATGAATTATTCGTTATGTAATGTGGGACTTCTTCACTCTGCCAAGCCTTCATCCCCTGCTCTTCATAATAGGATCGCTGTAGCTCCCAAATGGGCGATTCACTGAATCGATAGATCTGTTGTTCTGTATGTGTCATTTATTTAAACCTTCTTTACTATAATTGTTGAACTCGTTACACCGAAGGAAAGTCGCTCCCCCTCACAAATGATATCATGGGCGCTCATTACATCATAATAAGGTATACTGGGCTGAACAGGATTTCTGGATGGCTGACAGTTGGCGCCCTTGGTGCCAAACCTCAATTCTATTGCTGGTGTGACCCAACTGATTCAAACCTGGCGAGGAGCTTCGTCGAATAACCAGAGGCAATCGTTTCGATATTCCGGTTAATAATAAGGGCCGACTTCGACAAACAATTTGTAGTGAAGATCGCTATCTAATAAGTATTTCCATTAATTATTGAATGATATTGGCTACCTTAGCTATCTTCAACCAATTGGGGAACTCATCAAACAGACGCTCATAAAGATCAGTATCACTAATGGATTCAATATCATTAAGATTAAAAAAGTTTGCGTTATCCACAACGCGACCTGCGATCGTATCCAGCTTTCTCAGGACACCAAATTCCGACTCTCCTATTCCGACAAATTGCCAGAAGATTGGTTTGCTGGAGGAATGGATTACTACTTTGTCAATCGTATCTCCGGACCCTCGTTTCACTCCACCATCATTGATAAAAACGACGTATGCTGGTAGGTTACTCGTATCCTCCACCGTAAATTTCTTGATCACATCCCGCATGACTGGGGGCTCATCGTTCCTACCGAATTTTGATATCTTCTCATTGTTGAGTATGTACTTTTCGACGTAACCTTCTATGTTCTTCTCTGTTGCAGCTGGTAATCTAGAGAACTTAGTGTCATAAATCCAACAATCGAGAGACCCGTCATCGTCGAAATGGATGGCTACCGCCAGTATCCGTTCAATCACCTTTTGTACAACCCCACCCTTGTAGAGTTTTCTCATTGATCCCGAACCATCCAATACAAGTCCTATTCGAGCTTGCACTTTCGTCAAATCCATTTTAGTTAAGACCAGTTGTGCATTTTGTTTGTGCAGATTAATGTTCAAAAAGAATCGCCTCTCCTTCTTCTATTCTGATATCTAGTTAGCCTATTACATCTTCCATTATTTTTATAATTTTACCTTGGGTCTCTTT
The nucleotide sequence above comes from Paenibacillus sp. IHBB 10380. Encoded proteins:
- the pyk gene encoding pyruvate kinase, whose amino-acid sequence is MLKTKIICTMGPACDSVSVLKEMIQAGMTVGRLNMAHGELEDHVKRIENVRQAAKEMNTFIPIMMDIKGPEVRIGKLKEASCELVVGNELILTTEEVLGDASRISVNYPDMTQVIKPNDRILIDDGLVDLTVLAIKGHDIHCRIVSGGTLKPRKGVNLPGIQTTLPGVTERDVLHIGFGLKHDIEIIAASFVRKAEDIMEIRSILKEHKAEHVQIISKIENEEGVINLNAIIEASDGIMVARGDLGVEVPIEDVPRMQKEMIDKCNLAGKPVIVATHMLESMQVNPRPTRAEVSDVSNAVLQGADVVMLSGESAAGKYPVQSVQTMAAIARKAEEMIDYKSEFDKKRSQQNTNITEVISQNVVRSSLELNAKAIITSTESGFTARMVSKYRPKAPIIAITQHENVLAKICLLSGVIPVKGDKVTSTDEMIESSIRNAAQTGYIEVGDTVVISAGVPLGAGTTNLIKIQQV
- a CDS encoding AraC family transcriptional regulator, which gives rise to MIVVTDVHQDNGVDWYEERTLDEETWHLSLMTYGKCVYWVNENKIIMEKGDILLIPSHVPYYGKSIPTVFHTKYVINFNKSCTGVTLPILSSYGLMKQKLGCYELIYERFKTILNQWLEQPSYYVMMAEALLTEALIYMNQEWDRGVIPPETHRQVDSMKDYIQKHYREKVTKYELGEVIKKTPNYAATLFRSVTNQTISQYVHNQRIKTAMYVLTESQLTIDEISTFVGYNDVSYFYRIFKRITGNSPSDFLHERSSIS
- a CDS encoding SAM-dependent methyltransferase, which codes for MTHTEQQIYRFSESPIWELQRSYYEEQGMKAWQSEEVPHYITNNSFIAVAYAEMIFGFLQDRASLGYTSEPVTILELGAGSGRLAFYILKELCELRDFANIPLPPFRYVMSDLPLKNIAYWQQHPSLLTFVQQGVLDFAHFDAMYDTELNLTQSNLVVRPADLQQPLLVIANYFFDSIPQELIYVGEGKIFECNVSLHSPEGTTNLNTSDMLDKLIPEYHYRRAPEYEEDAYPYHAVIGLYQQKLEDSHILFPEIGLACLERLRQLSQEGFLLLTADKGDHRLENWEFAEPPRLVHHGSFSLTANYQAIQTFFEQKGAQSFFTTHHYKNLNVGCILMLQDPTSHVNTRLAYKRFIDRFGPDDFFSMKEWFDEHLEQMELRQIYSLWRLSGHDTQWFLQSTDRIKNLLPMSSDEEMSDIHDGIHFMWSRYYPMDENHDLAIECGMVLFEMDLFEEALFFFERSRNVSKADANVMYNMAICYDEVGIEETALDYTRRALAMEPEHEGALSLLESWGVTREL
- a CDS encoding vWA domain-containing protein; its protein translation is MDLTKVQARIGLVLDGSGSMRKLYKGGVVQKVIERILAVAIHFDDDGSLDCWIYDTKFSRLPAATEKNIEGYVEKYILNNEKISKFGRNDEPPVMRDVIKKFTVEDTSNLPAYVVFINDGGVKRGSGDTIDKVVIHSSSKPIFWQFVGIGESEFGVLRKLDTIAGRVVDNANFFNLNDIESISDTDLYERLFDEFPNWLKIAKVANIIQ